The following coding sequences lie in one Lolium perenne isolate Kyuss_39 chromosome 2, Kyuss_2.0, whole genome shotgun sequence genomic window:
- the LOC127330071 gene encoding uncharacterized protein codes for MPMSSSSREEEEEVEKEEEDSKAAVVQLVTLKVVSQERVIKHTMKVTDKLQVLKDVWYHKVPEVTYGTGVFLYDGCPFRADSTPEMMEMEDGDMVDFFEHQDGGALVA; via the coding sequence ATGCCAATGTCGTCGTCGtccagggaggaggaggaggaagtggagaaggaggaggaggactcgaAGGCCGCGGTGGTCCAGCTGGTGACGCTCAAGGTGGTGAGCCAGGAGCGCGTGATCAAGCACACCATGAAGGTCACCGACAAGCTCCAGGTCCTCAAGGATGTGTGGTACCACAAGGTTCCCGAAGTGACATACGGCACCGGCGTCTTCCTCTACGACGGGTGCCCATTTCGCGCCGACAGCACccccgagatgatggagatggagGACGGGGATATGGTCGATTTCTTCGAACACCAGGATGGTGGAGCGCTCGTTGCTTGA